One Streptosporangium sp. NBC_01495 DNA window includes the following coding sequences:
- a CDS encoding IclR family transcriptional regulator: MSEPAPERNQSASLRRALAVLAHVRDHAGAGHGLSLTRLAEALGLSKSTVLRLAAPLIEARLLERDRRSGAYRLGSGALHLGQAYLATLDLRTVAAEESHRLMTEARETVHLVVYDPPDVVYIDKVENETNVRMASRIGSRTPVYRTAVGKAILAWQPEEAVEEIVAAGMPHVTRYTITDAARLRAELGRIRQRGYSVDDRENEPEVRCVAAPIFNHNDVATSAISISGLTSRITATRVRDLGPLVAETALRISRKLGSTR; encoded by the coding sequence ATGAGTGAGCCCGCTCCGGAACGCAACCAGTCGGCCTCGCTCCGGCGTGCCCTCGCCGTCCTCGCGCACGTACGCGACCACGCGGGCGCGGGCCACGGCCTGTCGCTCACCCGGCTCGCCGAGGCGCTCGGCCTGTCCAAGAGCACGGTGCTCCGGCTGGCCGCCCCGCTCATCGAGGCCAGGCTCCTGGAGCGCGACCGCAGGAGCGGCGCCTACCGGCTGGGCAGCGGCGCCCTCCACCTCGGGCAGGCCTACCTGGCCACACTCGACCTGCGGACGGTGGCCGCCGAGGAGTCGCACCGGCTGATGACGGAGGCCAGGGAGACCGTCCACCTCGTGGTCTACGACCCGCCCGACGTGGTCTACATCGACAAGGTCGAGAACGAGACCAACGTGCGCATGGCCTCGCGCATCGGCAGCCGCACCCCCGTCTACCGCACCGCCGTGGGCAAGGCGATCCTCGCCTGGCAGCCGGAGGAGGCCGTCGAGGAGATCGTGGCCGCCGGGATGCCGCACGTCACCCGGTACACCATCACCGACGCCGCGCGCCTGCGCGCCGAGCTGGGCCGGATCCGGCAGCGGGGCTACTCGGTCGACGACCGGGAGAACGAGCCCGAGGTGCGCTGCGTCGCGGCGCCGATCTTCAACCACAACGACGTCGCCACCTCGGCGATCTCCATCTCCGGCCTCACCTCCCGGATCACCGCCACGCGGGTACGAGACCTGGGCCCCCTGGTGGCCGAGACGGCCCTGCGCATCTCCAGGAAGCTCGGGTCGACCCGATGA
- a CDS encoding extracellular solute-binding protein, translating to MLLKILNVAVAGVALLALAACAPSTAPATGGGDEKSGTLRVWLFDEPNRAPKEKVVGEAIKEFTAANAGVKVEVTYIPTTPARHERFKGAFNDPASAPDVAEYGNTDLAEYAAAGGFADLSADFASWPDAKDVGTDLLGSATVDGKVYGLPWYIGIRALYYRTDVFEELDLKPPTTVKALTEAARAIRKEKPDLYGVAVGGEYTFGALPFVWDAGGDVESLDSAASRKGVKAYTDLLADDNCPPQACASLTGGKTVELFASGKAAMGILGNFSRSAVDAGAAAGKYAVVPLPGTEEGSIAPAFSGGNNLGVMKNSGHRSLAFKFLQLLGGKAYQTKMYEAMGNLPTLTSARDEIAASDPFIKPFLETVAAGTRFVPIDPAWVKIDNQKVIPTMLQKIATGQSTVEQATEEAATAVKAAFGRS from the coding sequence ATGCTTTTGAAGATCCTGAACGTGGCCGTGGCGGGTGTGGCCCTGCTGGCCCTCGCCGCGTGCGCGCCGTCCACCGCCCCGGCCACGGGTGGTGGCGACGAGAAGTCCGGGACCCTGAGGGTCTGGCTCTTCGACGAGCCCAACCGCGCTCCCAAGGAGAAGGTCGTGGGGGAGGCGATCAAGGAGTTCACCGCGGCCAACGCGGGGGTGAAGGTCGAGGTCACCTACATCCCGACGACACCCGCGAGACACGAGAGATTCAAGGGCGCCTTCAACGACCCGGCCAGCGCTCCCGACGTCGCCGAGTACGGCAACACCGACCTGGCCGAGTACGCCGCCGCGGGCGGTTTCGCCGACCTGAGCGCCGACTTCGCGAGCTGGCCGGACGCCAAGGACGTCGGCACCGACCTGCTCGGGTCCGCGACCGTGGACGGCAAGGTCTACGGCCTGCCGTGGTACATCGGCATCCGGGCCCTCTACTACCGCACCGACGTCTTCGAGGAACTCGACCTCAAGCCGCCCACGACGGTCAAGGCCCTGACCGAGGCCGCTCGCGCGATCCGCAAGGAGAAGCCCGACCTGTACGGCGTCGCCGTCGGCGGCGAGTACACCTTCGGCGCGCTCCCCTTCGTCTGGGACGCCGGGGGTGACGTCGAGAGCCTCGACAGCGCGGCCTCCCGCAAGGGAGTGAAGGCCTACACCGACCTGCTCGCCGACGACAACTGCCCGCCGCAGGCGTGCGCGAGCCTCACCGGTGGCAAGACCGTCGAGCTGTTCGCCAGTGGCAAGGCCGCGATGGGCATCCTGGGCAACTTCAGCAGGTCCGCGGTGGACGCGGGGGCCGCCGCGGGCAAGTACGCCGTCGTACCGCTGCCGGGCACCGAGGAGGGCTCGATCGCCCCGGCCTTCTCCGGCGGCAACAACCTCGGCGTCATGAAGAACAGCGGGCACCGCTCGCTGGCGTTCAAGTTCCTGCAGCTGCTGGGCGGCAAGGCGTACCAGACCAAGATGTACGAGGCCATGGGCAACCTGCCCACGCTGACCTCCGCGCGGGACGAGATCGCGGCCTCGGACCCCTTCATCAAGCCGTTCCTGGAGACCGTCGCGGCGGGCACCCGCTTCGTGCCGATCGATCCGGCCTGGGTGAAGATCGACAACCAGAAGGTCATCCCGACCATGCTGCAGAAGATCGCCACCGGGCAGTCCACCGTCGAGCAGGCGACCGAGGAGGCCGCCACGGCGGTGAAGGCGGCGTTCGGCCGGTCATGA